A window from Chlamydia gallinacea 08-1274/3 encodes these proteins:
- a CDS encoding DUF378 domain-containing protein produces MLGKLVRGLSSLIIVLSALNVGIVGLTHHKINIIERLCGGANTPATNITYIVIGLAGILYFIGFCGCCSRKYSSKDCCSKGTSSHHCDPKN; encoded by the coding sequence ATGCTAGGCAAACTTGTTCGGGGACTATCTTCTCTTATCATTGTTCTTAGCGCATTAAATGTTGGTATTGTGGGGTTAACACACCATAAAATCAACATAATTGAACGATTATGTGGAGGAGCCAACACACCAGCCACAAATATTACGTATATTGTTATAGGGCTTGCCGGTATTCTCTATTTCATTGGCTTTTGCGGTTGCTGTTCTAGAAAATATTCATCCAAAGATTGTTGTTCTAAAGGAACTTCTTCTCATCA